A genomic region of Streptomyces sp. NBC_00247 contains the following coding sequences:
- a CDS encoding ABC transporter substrate-binding protein, translating into MLRRTPPVALAAALAAAAVALGGCGGVTTSSTTTPPVIRGTVRIAASSETPSFDPYSAFGASQARYAYDSLVNLAPDGTLVSGLATSWRATATTAGFTLRPGVTCSDGTALTASAVARSLTYAGDLANQLAGAQTVLPNVPFEANADDRTGTVSVTTAAPFPFLTRTVGLLPVVCPAGLGRPHALDRATEGTGPYVLTRYTPGGPYEFTVRDDYSWGPAGATTREPGLPARIVVSVVPQASTAANLLLTGGIDIAGVSGPDRARLTGRGLSTSDVATVVGLTFFNQRPGRTLRDRAVRRALVSALDRQGLANVAVGGTGSPATDFGAEGAVCHADLADANLPTRDATRALRAAGWARSAGGPLAKNGRPLRLRLITSPDLGPTLVSVAELMAREWTALGAEVDLVTESLPALVNAMYQSGDFDVVVGSTPGFALPVGFVPFFSGPAPARGLNFAGVANPEYDALVAEALRATDTTGCGSWNRASAALFRSADALPIAQGRSGVYGHRTTFATTFGGQIVPTSIRLHQ; encoded by the coding sequence ATGCTCCGACGCACCCCACCGGTCGCCCTGGCGGCCGCCCTGGCCGCCGCGGCCGTCGCGCTGGGCGGTTGCGGCGGAGTCACCACCTCCTCGACCACCACCCCGCCGGTGATCCGCGGCACCGTCCGCATCGCCGCGTCCAGCGAGACGCCGAGCTTCGACCCGTATTCCGCCTTCGGCGCCTCCCAGGCCCGTTACGCCTACGACTCCCTGGTCAACCTCGCCCCCGACGGAACCCTCGTCTCCGGCCTGGCCACCTCCTGGCGGGCCACGGCCACCACGGCCGGATTCACCCTCCGACCGGGCGTCACCTGCTCCGACGGAACCGCGCTCACCGCCTCTGCGGTGGCCCGGTCCCTGACCTACGCGGGCGACCTGGCCAACCAGCTCGCCGGAGCTCAGACCGTGCTGCCGAACGTCCCGTTCGAAGCGAACGCCGACGACCGCACCGGCACGGTGTCGGTGACCACCGCCGCCCCCTTCCCGTTCCTCACCCGCACCGTCGGCCTGCTGCCGGTCGTCTGCCCCGCTGGACTCGGCAGGCCCCATGCGCTGGACCGGGCCACCGAGGGCACCGGCCCCTACGTACTCACCCGCTACACCCCAGGCGGGCCCTACGAGTTCACCGTCCGCGACGACTACTCCTGGGGACCCGCCGGGGCGACGACCCGGGAACCCGGCCTCCCCGCGCGCATCGTCGTCTCGGTGGTGCCCCAGGCCTCCACGGCGGCGAACCTGCTGCTCACCGGGGGCATCGACATCGCGGGCGTGAGCGGGCCGGACCGGGCCCGGCTCACCGGACGCGGCCTGTCCACCTCCGACGTGGCGACCGTGGTCGGGCTGACCTTCTTCAACCAGCGTCCCGGGCGGACGCTCCGGGACCGGGCGGTGCGCCGCGCCCTGGTCTCCGCCCTGGACCGCCAGGGGCTCGCCAACGTCGCCGTCGGCGGCACCGGCAGCCCCGCCACCGACTTCGGCGCCGAGGGCGCCGTCTGCCACGCCGACCTCGCCGACGCCAACCTGCCCACGCGAGACGCCACCCGGGCACTGCGCGCGGCCGGCTGGGCCCGCTCCGCCGGCGGCCCGCTCGCCAAGAACGGCCGACCGCTCCGGCTCCGCCTGATCACCAGCCCCGACCTCGGCCCGACCCTGGTCTCCGTCGCCGAGCTCATGGCCCGGGAGTGGACGGCGCTCGGCGCCGAGGTCGACCTGGTCACCGAGAGCCTGCCCGCCCTCGTCAACGCCATGTACCAGAGCGGCGACTTCGACGTGGTGGTCGGCAGCACGCCGGGGTTCGCCCTGCCGGTCGGCTTCGTCCCCTTCTTCTCCGGCCCCGCCCCCGCCCGGGGCCTCAACTTCGCGGGGGTGGCCAATCCCGAGTACGACGCTCTGGTCGCCGAGGCCCTCCGGGCGACCGACACGACGGGATGCGGCAGCTGGAACCGTGCCTCCGCCGCGCTCTTCCGCTCGGCCGACGCGCTGCCGATCGCCCAGGGCCGAAGCGGCGTGTACGGCCACCGCACCACCTTCGCCACCACCTTCGGCGGCCAGATCGTCCCGACCAGCATCCGCCTCCACCAGTGA
- a CDS encoding dipeptide/oligopeptide/nickel ABC transporter permease/ATP-binding protein, giving the protein MSPSSRLPRSPLALATALMLASLVAFALVGPLIWGAAAERPDPSAVLQGPSAVHPFGTDGLGRDLLARVLTATRPSLLLALGAVLLGATAGVLLGACTAVLGRRGRRLTGGVINLLLAFPALLVAMFLAVVFGAGATGAVLALAAAAVPGFARLAQTLAAGVAGSDHLAAARVLGLRRHRLLWRHVLPNIAEPLLLSVTTAGGTALVALSGLSFLGLGVQPPGYDWGQLLSQGLDRIYAEPVPALAPGLAILYAALTFQLLGEVLAGHAARRGQLPREPAPVPAPSGPAEDGLVLQVEDLTVELPTPGGPIRPVRGVSLSLRPGEIVGLVGESGSGKSLTALAVADLLPYGARTSRRTLRLLGADLSVLTPKERDRHLATGLSMIFQNPASALNPSLRIATQLTEAVRAHRGASRARAAKEAADALRRVALPPALLRSRPHQLSGGQRQRVMIASGLMVRPGLVIADEPTTALDVTVQRQITELLTDLRRDTSAAILFISHDVALVGEFCERVLVMYAGTVVEALPVGRLADGARHPYTRALVASVPDLGADRGRPLPTVEGAPPDPLAPLAGCPFEPRCPRRQDRCAGQAPPLEDVDAGHRVACWYPVPVAAPEAVRAS; this is encoded by the coding sequence ATGAGCCCTTCCTCCCGGCTTCCCCGCTCTCCCCTGGCTCTGGCCACCGCACTCATGCTGGCCTCGCTCGTCGCGTTCGCGCTGGTGGGCCCGCTGATCTGGGGCGCGGCAGCCGAACGTCCGGACCCCTCGGCCGTGCTCCAGGGCCCGTCCGCCGTCCACCCGTTCGGCACCGACGGCCTCGGACGGGACCTGCTCGCCCGCGTCCTGACGGCCACCCGCCCCTCGCTGCTGCTCGCACTGGGTGCCGTCCTGCTCGGCGCGACCGCGGGAGTCCTCCTCGGGGCGTGCACCGCCGTCCTCGGCCGGCGCGGGCGCCGGCTGACCGGTGGGGTGATCAACCTGCTGCTCGCCTTCCCGGCACTCCTCGTCGCGATGTTCCTCGCGGTCGTGTTCGGCGCGGGCGCCACCGGGGCGGTGCTGGCCCTCGCGGCGGCGGCCGTCCCCGGATTCGCCCGGCTCGCCCAGACCCTCGCCGCGGGCGTCGCGGGCAGCGACCACCTGGCCGCGGCCAGGGTCCTCGGCCTGCGCCGGCACCGCCTGCTGTGGCGGCACGTCCTGCCCAACATCGCGGAGCCGCTGCTCCTGAGCGTCACCACGGCGGGAGGCACCGCCCTGGTCGCGCTCTCCGGGCTGAGCTTCCTCGGCCTGGGCGTCCAGCCGCCCGGCTACGACTGGGGGCAACTGCTCAGCCAGGGTCTCGACCGGATCTACGCCGAGCCGGTGCCCGCCCTCGCCCCGGGACTGGCCATCCTCTACGCGGCCCTGACCTTCCAGCTGCTCGGAGAGGTCCTGGCCGGACACGCCGCGCGACGCGGACAGCTGCCGCGCGAACCCGCGCCGGTGCCCGCTCCGAGCGGCCCCGCCGAGGACGGGCTGGTCCTTCAGGTCGAGGACCTCACCGTCGAACTCCCCACCCCGGGCGGCCCGATCCGGCCGGTGCGCGGGGTGTCCCTCTCGCTGCGTCCGGGCGAGATCGTCGGGCTCGTCGGTGAGTCGGGGTCGGGCAAGTCGCTCACCGCCCTCGCCGTCGCCGACCTGCTCCCGTACGGCGCCCGGACGTCGAGGCGCACGCTGCGCCTGCTCGGGGCGGACCTCTCCGTCCTGACGCCGAAGGAGCGGGACCGGCACCTCGCGACGGGCCTGTCGATGATCTTCCAGAATCCGGCCTCGGCGCTCAACCCGTCCCTGCGCATCGCCACCCAGCTCACCGAGGCCGTCCGGGCCCACCGGGGCGCGAGCCGAGCGCGGGCGGCGAAGGAGGCCGCCGACGCCCTGCGCCGGGTGGCCCTGCCCCCTGCGCTGCTGCGTTCACGTCCGCACCAGCTCTCCGGCGGGCAGCGCCAGCGGGTGATGATCGCCTCGGGGCTGATGGTGCGGCCGGGGCTGGTCATCGCCGACGAGCCGACCACGGCACTCGACGTCACCGTGCAGCGTCAGATCACCGAGCTGCTCACCGACCTGCGCCGGGACACCTCCGCGGCGATCCTGTTCATCAGCCACGACGTCGCGCTCGTGGGCGAGTTCTGCGAGCGGGTCCTGGTGATGTACGCCGGCACGGTCGTCGAGGCCCTGCCCGTCGGCCGCCTCGCCGACGGGGCCCGGCACCCGTACACCCGGGCCCTGGTCGCCTCGGTACCGGACCTCGGCGCCGACCGGGGCCGGCCGCTGCCCACGGTCGAGGGCGCGCCGCCCGATCCGCTCGCACCCCTGGCGGGGTGTCCGTTCGAGCCCCGTTGCCCCCGCCGCCAGGACCGCTGCGCCGGACAGGCTCCGCCGCTGGAGGACGTGGACGCCGGTCACCGGGTCGCCTGCTGGTATCCAGTGCCGGTGGCGGCCCCCGAGGCGGTGCGCGCGTCATGA
- a CDS encoding ABC transporter permease, translating to MSVPQLLRHPWTVFLGRRGVRLLLSLGVVVTASFAMIRLIPGDPVRAALGVDAAPGLVAARRHALGLDASFLSQYRHYLGGLLHGDLGTSLVTGAPVAELVRTRLPATLEIAVLAFLATLAVALPGGLLAAVRTRDGRRPRTELVFTGVTAGLAGVPDFVLAAGLTASLSIGLHLLPVAGAAGAESFVLPVLALSLAPTAVLLRIVRVEALKVLDEDYLRTARSKRLSSARRYLRHAAPNMASAALTVAGSLLPGLIAGTVLVEKVFAWPGIGSAMAQSVVAQDYPVVQAMVLVLGTAVLLAGLLVDVLLALLDPRSAIREM from the coding sequence ATGTCCGTACCCCAGCTGTTGCGGCACCCGTGGACCGTGTTCCTCGGCCGCCGCGGCGTCCGGCTGCTCCTCTCCCTCGGGGTCGTGGTCACCGCGTCGTTCGCGATGATCCGCCTCATCCCCGGCGATCCCGTCCGGGCGGCGCTCGGCGTCGACGCCGCCCCCGGCCTGGTGGCCGCGCGCAGGCACGCCCTCGGGCTCGACGCCTCCTTCCTCTCCCAGTACCGCCACTACCTCGGCGGCCTCCTGCACGGTGACCTCGGTACGTCGCTGGTCACCGGGGCGCCGGTCGCGGAACTGGTCCGCACCCGGTTGCCGGCCACCCTGGAGATCGCCGTCCTCGCCTTCCTGGCCACCCTCGCCGTCGCCCTGCCCGGCGGTCTGCTGGCCGCCGTCCGCACCCGTGACGGCCGCCGCCCGCGCACCGAGCTGGTGTTCACCGGCGTCACCGCGGGTCTGGCCGGGGTGCCCGACTTCGTCCTCGCCGCCGGGCTCACCGCGTCGCTGTCGATCGGCCTCCACCTCCTCCCGGTGGCTGGCGCGGCGGGCGCCGAGTCGTTCGTCCTGCCCGTCCTCGCGCTCTCCCTCGCCCCCACCGCCGTGCTGCTGCGCATCGTCCGGGTGGAGGCGCTGAAGGTGCTGGACGAGGACTATCTGCGCACCGCCCGGAGCAAACGGCTGTCGTCCGCGCGCCGCTACCTGCGGCACGCGGCACCCAACATGGCGTCCGCCGCACTCACCGTCGCGGGGAGCCTGCTGCCCGGTCTCATCGCCGGCACCGTACTGGTGGAGAAGGTCTTCGCCTGGCCGGGGATCGGCTCCGCCATGGCCCAGTCCGTGGTCGCACAGGACTACCCGGTGGTCCAGGCCATGGTTCTGGTGCTGGGCACCGCCGTGCTGCTCGCGGGCCTCCTGGTGGACGTGCTGCTCGCCCTGCTCGACCCCCGCTCGGCGATTCGGGAGATGTGA
- a CDS encoding ABC transporter ATP-binding protein/permease → MPSLLGAAAGLRSVESGASPRSVVPGRQRWDVELVLGRPRTAEILAAVLRRVPGITEARASSVTGGVLVRHDARLRAADVGRIIRGAVTGVARNATGAGRPAPDSAVVPAPRADLGPVVRPVLAVGGGIVAGTALVKGAARSKQWVAAGGVAAATAIVLRKAWRQTAEAPRHAAGPGAERHPLLEIVGPHRRRLYRAAALSVACQAAEMALGTFLGWTGLVLIKGEAAPLVSLGLTTASAQLLGLAGLVAAACAAVAGLSYASNLQWRRLGQDIEHDWRSRTYRHVQHLELAHLEGERTSRVTGTLTNDVGQLGAFFAGPANDVLQLGTSLAVLVPAFLLLAPQIAWIAFLPIPVVAWLSLHHQNKSAATYAATGEHRARLGSQVINSLEAGATVKSFCTEDHEATRVDELSESVQESSRQADRSTIRHAETVRACTTASMAGTLLIGGRSVLNGTLRFEVFSPLIGLPQMLLMRMSRLGGIADQYQRTLASYDRVQRLRALPVETDSGEGRLEPTEVRGEIVLDKVTFAYPGRPATLENLSLTVPAGQVTALVGATGSGKTTIAKLLMRYQDAESGRVLLDGRDVRDLRRHDLRHAIGFVAQDPFLFDGSIADNIRYGTFHASHEDVLRASAMAEAHTFVATLPDGYDTLIGERGATLSGGQRQRIALARAILKDSPVVILDEATSAVDNETEAAIQRTLRGFAADRTMIVIAHRLSTVRHADRIYVMDKRGIVAEQGTHDELLAQHGLYTSLWQLQAGEIAA, encoded by the coding sequence ATGCCATCGCTACTGGGTGCCGCAGCCGGACTCCGCTCCGTGGAATCGGGTGCGAGCCCGCGCTCGGTCGTCCCGGGCCGCCAGCGCTGGGACGTCGAGCTGGTGCTCGGGCGGCCCCGGACGGCCGAGATCCTCGCCGCCGTGCTGCGCCGCGTCCCCGGGATCACCGAGGCCCGGGCCAGCTCGGTCACCGGCGGAGTGCTCGTCCGGCACGACGCGCGGCTGCGCGCCGCGGACGTCGGCCGGATCATCCGCGGAGCCGTCACCGGGGTCGCCCGGAACGCGACCGGAGCGGGACGTCCGGCACCGGACTCCGCCGTCGTTCCGGCCCCGCGCGCGGACCTCGGCCCGGTCGTGCGCCCGGTGCTCGCCGTCGGCGGCGGGATCGTGGCGGGGACCGCACTGGTCAAGGGGGCGGCGAGGAGCAAGCAGTGGGTGGCCGCGGGCGGGGTCGCCGCGGCGACCGCGATCGTCCTCCGGAAAGCCTGGCGCCAGACGGCAGAGGCGCCCCGGCACGCGGCCGGGCCCGGTGCGGAACGCCACCCCCTGCTGGAGATCGTCGGACCGCACCGCCGCCGCCTCTACCGGGCCGCCGCCCTGTCCGTCGCCTGCCAGGCCGCGGAGATGGCGCTCGGCACCTTCCTCGGATGGACCGGACTCGTCCTCATCAAGGGCGAGGCGGCTCCGCTGGTCAGCCTCGGCCTGACCACCGCGTCCGCCCAACTCCTCGGGCTGGCAGGGCTGGTGGCCGCCGCCTGTGCCGCGGTGGCCGGCCTCTCCTACGCCTCGAACCTGCAATGGCGCCGGCTCGGCCAGGACATCGAGCACGACTGGCGGAGTCGTACGTACCGACACGTCCAGCATCTCGAACTGGCCCACTTGGAAGGTGAGCGGACCAGCCGGGTGACCGGCACCCTCACCAACGACGTCGGCCAGTTGGGCGCCTTCTTCGCCGGCCCGGCCAACGACGTGCTGCAACTCGGCACCAGCCTCGCCGTCCTGGTGCCGGCGTTCCTGCTGCTGGCACCGCAGATCGCCTGGATCGCGTTCCTGCCGATCCCGGTCGTCGCCTGGCTCTCCCTGCACCACCAGAACAAGTCCGCGGCCACCTACGCCGCCACCGGCGAGCACCGGGCCAGGCTCGGCAGCCAGGTGATCAACTCACTCGAAGCCGGTGCGACCGTCAAGAGCTTCTGCACCGAGGACCATGAGGCGACACGCGTCGACGAGCTCAGCGAGTCGGTCCAGGAGAGCAGCCGGCAGGCCGACCGGAGCACGATCCGCCACGCCGAGACCGTCCGGGCCTGCACCACCGCGTCCATGGCCGGCACCCTGCTGATCGGCGGCCGTTCGGTACTCAACGGCACCCTGCGTTTCGAGGTGTTCAGCCCGCTGATCGGGCTGCCCCAGATGCTGCTGATGCGGATGAGCCGGCTCGGCGGCATCGCCGACCAGTACCAGCGCACCCTTGCCTCCTACGACCGGGTCCAGCGTCTGCGTGCCCTGCCCGTCGAGACCGACAGCGGCGAGGGAAGGCTCGAACCCACCGAGGTGCGGGGTGAGATCGTTCTCGACAAGGTCACCTTCGCCTACCCCGGCCGTCCGGCGACGCTGGAGAATCTCTCGCTGACCGTTCCGGCCGGACAGGTGACCGCTCTGGTGGGCGCCACCGGCTCCGGCAAGACGACGATCGCCAAACTGCTGATGCGCTACCAGGACGCGGAATCCGGCCGGGTACTGCTCGACGGCAGGGACGTCCGCGACCTGCGGCGGCACGACCTGCGCCACGCGATCGGCTTCGTCGCGCAGGACCCGTTCCTCTTCGACGGAAGCATCGCCGACAACATCCGCTACGGCACTTTCCACGCCTCGCACGAGGACGTGCTCAGGGCCTCGGCCATGGCCGAGGCGCACACCTTCGTCGCCACCCTGCCCGACGGCTACGACACGCTGATCGGTGAACGCGGCGCCACGCTCTCCGGCGGCCAGCGGCAGCGGATCGCCCTGGCGCGCGCGATCCTCAAGGACTCACCGGTCGTCATCCTCGACGAGGCCACCTCCGCCGTGGACAACGAGACCGAGGCCGCCATCCAGCGCACGCTGCGCGGCTTCGCGGCGGACCGGACGATGATCGTCATCGCCCACCGGCTCTCCACGGTCCGCCACGCCGACCGGATCTACGTCATGGACAAGCGCGGCATCGTCGCCGAGCAAGGCACCCACGACGAACTTCTCGCCCAGCACGGGCTCTACACATCCCTCTGGCAGCTCCAGGCCGGCGAAATCGCCGCCTGA
- a CDS encoding DUF5132 domain-containing protein, whose product MPPVVPPFLIGLIVAPLAKRLLKPLVSGVVKTSVGIAMEVKKAAQEAGENIHDLAAEVAADVVAAQIAASETEGHSVVGQRATGSGAKDGPEGDVRTPKIRATAGSAAGKSH is encoded by the coding sequence ATGCCGCCAGTAGTCCCGCCCTTCCTGATCGGCCTCATCGTCGCGCCGCTGGCCAAGCGCCTGCTCAAGCCGCTGGTGAGTGGAGTCGTCAAGACGTCCGTCGGTATCGCGATGGAGGTGAAGAAGGCCGCTCAGGAGGCCGGGGAGAACATCCACGACCTCGCGGCCGAAGTGGCCGCCGACGTGGTGGCCGCGCAGATCGCCGCCAGTGAGACCGAAGGGCACTCCGTCGTCGGCCAGCGTGCCACCGGGAGCGGCGCCAAGGACGGACCGGAGGGGGACGTGAGGACCCCGAAGATCCGTGCCACCGCCGGTTCCGCCGCCGGCAAGTCCCACTGA